The genomic DNA TACAGCTTTCCGAGCGGACATTCCATGACCGCTTTTAGTATGTATGCGGCGTTGACGTTTTTAGTGTGGAAACATGTTCCTTTCAGGTCAGGCCGTATCCTTCTTATTGTGCTCAGCAGCCTGCTGATTATAGCGATCGGGACAAGCCGCATTTATTTGGGTGTACATTATCCGAGTGACGTTGTGGGTGGCTATTTTATGAGTGGCTGTTGGATGGCTGCCTGTATTTGGTTTTATCAGCGTTATGAAGAACGAATAAATGTAGCCTCGTCACGGCGGCGTTAAGTTTGTACATTTAATCCTTGGTATGCTGTCAGAACTAATGAGAACAGCCAGGATAACCCCAAGCACTCGCAAAGCCAACCTAAGCCAGTTCATTGATCCAGTGAGGTAAGTATAGTCTACATTAATTAACATGAATAAATTACTCCTTAACATCAAAAAATGAATTACAAAATTACTTTATAGAGCGTCCCAACGAATAAAAGCTAAAAATCAAATAAAAAAATGCATGTCTTCTCCATTACTCCATTTGTTTTTCTATAGGAAATTAGGTGGTTTTGCGATGGAAAAATCAGTACTGATCATTGATGATGAAGAGAAAATATCCAGATTACTCCAATTGGAATTATCCCACGAAGGTTATGCAGTTGAAATCGCTCAGACGGGCAAAGAAGGACTGGAAAAAGCTTTGGCACACACATGGGATATCATCATTTTGGATGTGATGCTGCCTGAGCTTAACGGAGTCGAGGTGCTAAAGCAGATTCGAAAAGTGGACCATCATACACCCATAATTATGGTCACTGCACGTAACAAAACTACTGACAAGGTCTCCGGTCTGGATGAAGGTGCGAATGACTACATTACGAAACCTTTTGAAATCGAGGAGCTATTAGCGCGGATGCGGGCCAGTATGAGACATCAATTGGAATCCAAAGCTACCTCTTCTCAAGCAGAGGACAAACTGTCGTATCTTCGGGTCGATAGCTTGGAACTGGAACCCAAGACACGTTCTGTGGTGCGGGAAGGGAAGCGAATCGAACTGACACCCAAAGAATTTGATCTGCTTCATTACCTCATGGAGCACAAAAATCAAGTATTGCAGCGGGATCAAATGATTCAGGACGTGTGGGGGTTTGATTTTGTGGGGGATACGAATGTAGTCGATGTGTATATCAGATATGTTCGTAAAAAAGTGGATCATGGCTACAAAAAAAAGCTGATTAAAACTGTTCGTGGCGTAGGGTATTGCATTAGGGAGGAAGACCATTGAAGCTGCGAACCAAAATTACCCTGCTCAGCTCGATTCTGGTGATGACCATTCTCCTGTTTGTAGACGTTACCGTTCATCTGTTGTTTGTCAAAATCGCCACTCGTAATGAAAGAGAAGTGCTGCAAAATAAGTGGACTGAAATCATGTCCGAAACCGGTTCCAAGATGATTCTAAAAAATGCATGGGGACCTGAGTTGAAGGATGAGCTTTCAGGAGACACCATCCTCAGGGTTTTTGATCAGCAATCCCGCCTTCTGTATGAAGTAAGTCGTCAGTCCCGCTTCAAGCTGGGCGATATACGTTTTAATCCTTCTCAAAGCTCACAGCTAACAGATGTACAGGGTCATAAAATCTTGGTCATTCATCTTCCACTACTTTCTCCAGAGGGAAATCAAGAGGGAACGCTGGAGATCGTGGAAAAATGGGATGCGCTCGAAAACAACCTCGATATTTTAAATACGATCCTGGTCACCTCGACTACAGGAGCCATGCTGCTTAGTCTTGTAGGCAGCACGATTTTAGCGAATGCCATATTGCTACCGATTTCGAGCAGTATCCAGACGATGCAGGAAATTGAACGAAGCCTTAAATTCAAAAAAATCCCTGCTCGCGCTCACAATCAAGATGAATTGTCCCAAATGACCGCAACCTTTAATCGAATGATGGACAGATTGGAGGAGAGCTTTCAAAGCCAGCAACAATTCGTCTCAGATGCTTCGCATGAGCTGAATACGACATTAATGATCATTGAGGGTTATGCTAATATGCTGCGACGGTGGGGCACGCATGACGAGGACATTCATAAGGAATCCATTGAATCGATTTATGAAGAAACTCAGCGGATGCGCACGATGACACAGCAATTACTGACTTTGGCTTCTTCACAGCAGAAAGATCCGGAGCCGTATGAACAGATAGAGCTGGTCAATTGCTGTCAACAGGTAGTAGCACATCTGAAGCCTGTACATGATCGTCAAATCACTATTTTTACAGATGAAAAAGAAATTTGGCTTGATGTCAGCCTTGCAAAAATCAAGCAGTTATTAGTTATATTGCTTGATAATGCTTTAAAGTACAGCTCAGATCCCATCGATATCCAGTTGTCTACAGATGAAAAGGATGTGTACATCCGCGTCAAGGATTATGGAATCGGGATACCAGAGCACGAAATCAAGCGAGTCTTTGAACGATTTTATCGGGTAGATAGCTCTCGTCATCGTAAAACAGGAGGAACCGGGCTTGGGCTACCGATTGCCAAGGCTATTACAGACGTGCATCAGGGGACGATACGTATAGAAAGCGTAGAAGGAAAAGGAACGGAGGTGACCGTCTCGCTCCCTAGAATACAACAGGAAGGGCTGTCCCTACAGTAGACGTATCTACTCGCGGAACAGCCCTTATTTGCTGATATT from Paenibacillus sp. FSL R10-2782 includes the following:
- a CDS encoding response regulator transcription factor, encoding MEKSVLIIDDEEKISRLLQLELSHEGYAVEIAQTGKEGLEKALAHTWDIIILDVMLPELNGVEVLKQIRKVDHHTPIIMVTARNKTTDKVSGLDEGANDYITKPFEIEELLARMRASMRHQLESKATSSQAEDKLSYLRVDSLELEPKTRSVVREGKRIELTPKEFDLLHYLMEHKNQVLQRDQMIQDVWGFDFVGDTNVVDVYIRYVRKKVDHGYKKKLIKTVRGVGYCIREEDH
- a CDS encoding ATP-binding protein, whose translation is MKLRTKITLLSSILVMTILLFVDVTVHLLFVKIATRNEREVLQNKWTEIMSETGSKMILKNAWGPELKDELSGDTILRVFDQQSRLLYEVSRQSRFKLGDIRFNPSQSSQLTDVQGHKILVIHLPLLSPEGNQEGTLEIVEKWDALENNLDILNTILVTSTTGAMLLSLVGSTILANAILLPISSSIQTMQEIERSLKFKKIPARAHNQDELSQMTATFNRMMDRLEESFQSQQQFVSDASHELNTTLMIIEGYANMLRRWGTHDEDIHKESIESIYEETQRMRTMTQQLLTLASSQQKDPEPYEQIELVNCCQQVVAHLKPVHDRQITIFTDEKEIWLDVSLAKIKQLLVILLDNALKYSSDPIDIQLSTDEKDVYIRVKDYGIGIPEHEIKRVFERFYRVDSSRHRKTGGTGLGLPIAKAITDVHQGTIRIESVEGKGTEVTVSLPRIQQEGLSLQ